The nucleotide sequence GCCAGCATGGAGGTCTGCTCGAACCGGCCGGATTTCACCGTCGCACATTCCGGAAGTTTAGGACGAGGCTTGCTGTTTTCAAAAACCATGGCCAGCACCAGCCCCAGAGCAATCACAACCGCCAGAATCACCGGGACTTTAATAAAAAACGGAATGGCTTTTTTATTGGTCATTTTTCACCTTGCTGCAATCCATCTTCACAAGTCCACTGTTGGAACCCATGATCACATCCTTAAAGACGCATTTTTCATCCACGCGGACTTCGTAGACGCCCTTACCCAGAACCAGTGGCACATTCGTCAGATGATTTCCCAGCAGCGCAAAGCGTCCGTCATAGACGTAAATGCCCCGCACCTTGGGATCTTCCACCACCAAAGCCCCGGCTTCCTGAACATCATAAGTGTATTCAGCATTGGGAACAATCAGGTAGTTTTCCAAAGTCTTTTCAAAGAAAGGATCACGATAAAGACGAATCGCCCACTTGCCCGTTGGCAGCGGAACACGCACATCACTGGTGAAGCGCTTGATTACTTTGCGGTTGGAATCCAGAAGCTCGATCTTCATCAGCTTTTCAACAAAGTTTGCCTGGAAGAACCCCTGTCCGCCCACCTTCAGCGTCACCTTTTTTTGAGGTGGGATGATGAACTCTGAAAATTTGTATTTGGGTTTCAGATTCACGATAGCCAGGTACTTGCCCGGAGGAACTTCAATCCCCTGAGAGGCATGGAATTTACGATAGATCTCGTTCGGGGAATCCGCCCGGAACAAAAACACCGTCGCGTTGGGCTGAGGGCTGCTGACAAACAGGTTCTTACCCGGATTCAGCTGCTTGTCCAGATCCTGAAACAGCTCTTCCAGCTTTTGTTCGTCATCCGCCTGGTTCATGTCACCAATACAGGCCAGCTTGTTCAAAATATCCGGCTGGTTCTGCAGACCGAAAGCCACGACAAAGAATTTCAAATCCACATCTTTGCCACTGAGTTCCGCCGCGATCTTGCACGGATCCTGACCGCAGGTTTCTTCCCCGTCGGTGAACAGCACCACTCGCTTCGGCCCCTGGTAATGCTCAACATCCTTATAGGCATCCTTCAAAGCCTGACCAATCGGGGTCATGCCCACCGGTTCAAAGCCCTTCACGATACCCTCAATTGCGCCCAGCTTGCTTTGTCCGGGTTCAATCGCCAGATAGTTGTCCTTGCAGTCTTTCTTGCGGCGTGAACCGATCACCCGCAGACCACTGCTGGTCTTTTCCGTCCACTGGGACATCAAATATCGGGCCAGCAGTTTTTTCAGAACATAGATCTTGGTTTTTTTCGGGCCCATCAACTGTCCCATCGAACCCGAGCTGTCGATGACGTATTCCACCAGTGGAATCGCCGTTGATGGCAGGTCTTCGGCCTTCACCTCTGCCGCGGCATTGGCAGGAATCTTGGAAGGATCGAAATCCATATTATCAAGAAGATCTTCAGCCTTTAGTTGAGTCATCCCCTGCGGCACGGAAGGTTCGTCCTTTTGCTGGGCCGAGGAGGCAAAAGCACACAAAGTCAGGGCTATCAGAATCAGCTTTCTCATCGTGGTTTCAGCATCTTTCCGATATAGTCTTCCATACGAAGACCAATCATGATTCGAATGAAGTTCTGGCTTTCTTTGTAGGTGCCACCTTCAGGGATACTATAAAAGCCATCCGGAGCGTTTGTCGGCGCACCCGAGAACGTCACCTGACTGGAGCTCATTCCCGTACTGACATCCACCGAGAACCTTTTAAAGAACGGAATAAAACCCATGTGCACCAGCGTTGTCGCCCCAAGGGAAATTTCCATCGCCGTCCCGGTGGAGCTTTCCCCCCGGGTGACCCCACTGTCCTTCATTGAATAAGACGGGAAGTAAGTCAGGTCGAAGTACACACGGTTGAAGCTCCAATCAAAGGACTTTTCTGAATTAAAAATATTCGGACCAAACAGATAATGGAAGTTTGCTCCAAGCCCCATGCCAGAACCCGTGCTGCTTAAGACATATTCATCATCATTGGCGGTTTTGAAATCCGTGGACTTTGTCACCAGCTTCAGCGTCGGACGCAATTCTTTCCAGATCGGCAGAAAACGGTAATGAATCGCGATCATGCTTTCGCGATAGGTTGTTTCCTTTTCCTCGCGATTATAGGACTTCACCGGCACGCTGCCGCCCGAGCTGCGGTACTCAAGACCGATTCTCCACAGAAAATCGAAGTACCACATCAAATGCGTATCCATGAAGTTGTATTCAAACGTTTTGTACTGATTGGCCTGATTGGGTGACGCACTTTCGATCTTTCCCTGATAAGGGCCGAAATCCAGCTGCACATAACCCTGCTCGTAAGGATCCGGTTCGTCCGGCTGAATGCCCCCGGTTGGCGGAACTTCCGGTTCGTCATACTTTTTTTCCTGAAGGCGCGCCAGACTGACCACGCGGTCCCGAACCTTCGGAAACTTGGTAATGGTTTTTGAATCGAGCAGAATCAGGAACTTCCCATCCTGCATGTTTTCCACAGACCCGCGCGAGATAACTTCGATGTCATCATCCTTGATACGCGCAATGACCACCAGATCACCAACCCGAACCAGCGGTGTTGATCCGACAATCACCACATCGTCATTAACCCCGATGATGGGTACAGAATTTTTCCGGATAACATCCGGATTGATGATGCTGGCAAAGCAGACATTGGCGATAATAAAGATGCTGAAAAAAAGATGAAGCCTCACAGATAAATTCTATGAGGCCTCTCTGAAAGATACAATTTTAAAGCTAGCGGGCGCGGTAAATCCGGCCCTTGCTGCGACTGACAAGAAGGATCTGGCCCGAGTCAAAACTGATGATGCTGTCGACTGGATCCTGCACGGAATTCGCATAGACCTGATAGCTGTCCAGATCGATAGTGAACACCTGATTGGCATCCTTCATCGTTCCTATAATCATGCGTTCATCAGGTCGGATGACCAGACGACGACCCTGCCCTGGCACATCAAATGGCGAGCTGCTGATTTCATTGACCCCGACGAATTGAACGTCGGCCGCCGTCGGAGTTTTTGCTGGTCCGTCGGTCAGGACGGCCACGCCGCCGGTTCCGGTCAACAAGGCCATCACACGGTGAGAAGCCACATCCACAACCAGATCCGTCGGTTTGCAGTCCTGATGTCCAGCGACCCCGTCCCACAACGTGATCTGAGCCACCAATCCAGGTGTTCCCCCAGAACGCACGTTGCTGACATTAAAGACAAACAACTTATGCGATACAGACGGACTGGTCTGCTGAGTCGCCACATAAAGGCGTTCCAGATTCTTATTCAGCACCATACCGGAAATTTTAGCCGTGCCGAAGTTGTAAATCTGAACGGCGCTGGCCGGATTCAGATAATCGTACATCAGCTTGTCCCCGTTATCCGAGGCATAGAAGACATAAGACGAATCCAGGGACTCGGTCAGACGCAAATCAGAATTCATACTGCTGGTGAACAAGTTCTGAGGACAGTCACCGATACACTTGTTTCCTGTGCCCAGACTAAGACCAGTCAGATCCGTTGCCGGAATACGCAGCGCCTCTGTCGTCAGACCAAATGGTCCCACCCGACCGGTTTGCGATGTCAGCAGGATATCAAAGCTGCCGGACGTCTTCACCAGGGCCATGCGTTTAGTCTGAGTTCCCGTCAGCCATGGCAGATCCTCCATAAAGTTCCATGGAGGATTCACCAAAGTTCCGTTAGGTTTGTTCATCGCCCCATTCACCAGAGTCAAATCCCACAGGAAGTGCTTCGTGAACATTCCCAAAGTATAGGTTCCGGCAAAGACCAGGTGATCAACAATGTTTGACCCCAGATTCAGCGTGACCGGCACTTCATTCAGCCAGTTCAGCGCCAGTGGATTCATTGATGGCAGACTTTCCGGACGTGCCGCAAAGATGTCGAACAGTTTTTCTGCCAACAGATAGTTATTGCGGATCTTCACTTTCCATTCTTTGGTGGCCACATAGTTTCCGTCAGTGGCTTCCGCACGGATCATAAATTCACCGGATTTCAACGGACCTGCCCCATCCGGATCCACGGAAGCATCCGTGTCCTTGGCTTTAAATTCAAAGTTTGGTCCCTCGTCATAACGAAGCTCATCATTCACGTACCAGCGATAGAAGAGTGTATCGTTGGCATTCGGATCTGTTGCCGAGATCGAGAATGAAATCGGTGATTTTTCAGATGCCAGCACATCCGTCCCCGCAGGCAGGAAGCTGTCAATCACTGGTGAAGCCTCAAACGGCGACAACGGATTCTGCACTTTCAGATAGAAGCTGACCGTGTCAGTTTCCTGGGTTTTCAAGTCACGCACGCGGACTCGCACCTGATGGCCCGCACCGCCTTCGGCAGTCACGTCTGTCGGGTACGCCGGATTCCAACTGATGATGCCTTTCGCAGAATCGATACACATTCCGTTCGCTTCCGCACATGGGCGCGGCGCTGTTACCAGCGAGTACTCCAACGAGTTATTCTGCGAATTATTAACAATCACCGGATATTTAAACGGTGCCGACGGCATACTGGCCGCCGTGTGAGGCATAAAGTGAACCGGAGTGCCCGCCAGATTCTGCCGAGGACTGACGAAGTAAGCCGGTGCCACCACATTAATACGTAATGGCGTCGCACTGGCAGATCGAGCCAGCGCCAAAGCATCACGATCCACGTCACCGTTATCGTTGACATACAATTCAGCAGAATGCTCGCCAATGTGAGTTCGTTGAGGACACCATTCCAACTTATAACGCTGGCGCAAAGTGCTGCCGACAAGCTCTGGAGTACCCACCGGAGTCAATTTCGGCACGGCCAAGTCCGCATTCAGATTCGTACCGTCACCACACTGGGGAACTGAAACGTTACGTTTGTAAGTAGCATCATAGGTGGCAATTTCAGGAGCCCAGGTCGTGCTGTTCGCATGACACGTATAAGGATCTGCCGACACCGGATCCAAAGTTGGATGGCGCAAAGGAACGCCATTGGCATCACGACAAAGCGTCAGCAATGTCGAGAAGCTGCCGCCATTTGGAACATAGGCATCATTGTCATACAGGTAAACATCCTGGCTGAAGTACGTATCAGCAAAAATCCTGAAGTTGTTGCCTGAAACGATTTCGGCAATGGACGGCACCTGATTTTTATTGATCAGACGAATCTTATAGAAGGCATCTGTGGACTGCTGCACATCCGGCATTGTTTTGGCGTCATAGACACGCATTTTAACAACAAGCCCTGCTGTGCCCGAGAACTTTTTCGAATCCGCATCTGTCGGATTCCAGACCAGCTTGGCTGTTGTTTTCGAACCAGGTCCCGGCGTCAAAGCTTCACGCTTTTCGATTTGAACACTGAGGCCTTCCGGTCGTGGCACCCAAGTGGAGGTTTTTAAATCATACACCTGGGCATCCAGATCGAAGTTCACCGTCTGAAGCTCGGATCCTTTGTTGTTATCCACAGCATAGATATTATAGAGCGACTCGGTAGCCTCATTGAAGTCACCCAACGTCAAAGGCGTACCCAAAGCCGCGCCCGATCCCCCCGCTAGCGGTGTGAAGCTGCTGTTGGTAAGGACAGGCTTGGTGTTGATCTCTTTCACCACCAAGGTGACATTCGTGACGGTGCTTAATGTTCCCCATGGTGAACGCTCAATTGCCGTCACCTTGAAGCTGAAGTTTCCGGAATAATCAGCCGCATTCGGCGTGTAACGGAAGTAACACTTGTTTGTCTTAAAGTAAGTCTGGTCCGCAGCCGCTGGCACCGTTGAACACACATTCGTGCCCGTACAAGCAGAGTTGGCAAGTCCCGTTGTACGACACACGCTCCACTGACCGACGGGGCCTGTTCCGATCTTTTCAACGGTGAAGGTGTAGTAGTCTTTTGGATCCAGGGGATACCAATAGTCATCCAAATTGTAATACGGAGTTGGCAACTTTAAAGCACTGTCGGCAACTTGAATCAAACCATCCTGCAAGTTAGTACCTTGAGTTGCGATGATTGTCGGGCTGCTGACGATAATCGACGGATTGTTGACGTCGGTAAATCGCAAAGACGCCAGGCGATTGTTGGCAATCGGTGTGGCCGTTGTCCAACCCACATTCTCGACCCGACGAACCCATCTGTTGATAGTCAGCGTACCTACCGGCATCACCAGAGGATCAATCAATTCGTAATAAGTGTAATTGGCCGTACGAACCCGAGTCCCGGCCGGCAGGTTGATCGCCGTGGTCCCCGTCGCCCGGAAGAATCGGGCAATACCCTGGTGCTCAAAGACCCCGGTGTTTTCCACTTTCAAATTGGAAGCTTCCGGTGGCAGAACATTCACGAACGTATTAATGGCTTTGGCCGGCGCACGATAGCCATCCAGTGCCCGCACGCGGAACTTGCGATAGATATCCACCTGATTCGATGTCCCGCGCTGAACAGAGTGCTCATTCCAGTCATAAAGGCCTGGAGGATGCGGCAATGTTGGTGACCCGGCTACAACCGTTCCAGAAATCGCCTTCACGGTGAAGGCCGGTGAACCTGCCAGCGTGTTACTGGAGGTCAGGGCCGTTCCGTCAGCAATCAGAATTGGTTTTCTCCACACCGGGATTGAAACACTGGCTGTCCCGATCGGCATCACAATGTCATCCGGAGTTTCAAATTCCATTAAACGGGTTGCCGTGCGCACCACTGTCATTTTAGGAATTGTGATCGCTGTCGTGGTTGTCGGACGACTGAACGTGACAATCCCACGATCATACAAGGCCGCCGGATTCGTCACCGTAACACCCGCCGGAACCGCTGTCCCGATCACCGTGACAGTATTGGCCGCGGCCGTAGTACCATCAGCAATCACCGGGAACAGGACTTCAAGATCACCCGCGTTTATCGTGACAGCCGTCTTGGGCTTAAAGACGATATTGCTGCCCGGAACGGTGAATGTGTTCGTGGTCGCAAAAGTTCTGGCGGCGGTATCCTCGCCCGAACGAGCGAAGCGTACATACCCCGCAGCCATACCCGCAATATCCGCAGATGTATTCATGATACGAATACAGAATGAAGAAGCATTTCGACGATAGGTCGGTTCATCCATCCCCACCATACGACGCAGAATCAGCATTTGATTCGTTCCGCAGTCCACAACGTTGGTCAACGAGTCAATGGCCCCTTTATTGGTGTTCGTGCCCGCCAAGCTGAAGTCATAGGCTTCAAGCCATAGCGGATCATTATCCTTGTCCGAAACAGTGTAAGTAATTTGGTTCTGAATCTGATTGGTTCTGACCTGAACCGTCTGATCCGCCCCTGCCAAGCAGGGTTTGGTATTGCGATCGGCGGCCGTCAAATTCAATGTGATCGGAGCTGCTGCACCGTTGTGATTGTCCTTCAACGTGACAATGAAAGTGCCGGTTTTCAAAGTATGCAGCGGCTTCCACAGGAAAGTATACCGAACACGGTCCACCAAAATTTCAGGTGAACCCACCTGCGTGATATAAGTCTTTAGTGTGCCGGCTGTCGTTACGACCAATTCATCAGGCGGAACTGCCGCATTGGGCCCGATATTGTCGGCATCCTGGAAATCCAAATAAAACTGATAAGGAGCCGCCCCATCCGGAACTTCGTTGGCGCAATAGTCATACTCGATTGCACTGTCGGCGATCGGATTCACCCCGCCCAGCATGATGGGGGCAGAGTTGGTGTCTTTTACGGTGACCTGCAAGTTGGCCAGCGTCAAACCACCCAGAGCATCGGTCACTTCCAGCATGATACTGTTAAGACCTTTTCGTGCGTCTTCATTGTTCGGCGTCCAGCGCACCGTCACTTCACCGGCGTTGTTGATTTCGGTCGGCGCCATCACATTATTCAAATACAGCGGATTGGAACCAGCAATGGCATCCGCCACCACTTTTACGGCATCCCCGTCTTCATCTTTGAATTTGACCAGACACACCCATTCCGTGTTTTCGTTGACCGTCGCCGGACAGTTATAGCTGTAAGTGGGACGACGATTGACGTTTTCAACCAGCACCGGCCAGTCGACACGGCTGATTTTACCGCCGTCCGAAAGGATGACACTCATTGTATAGGGCTCGGGACGACCATCATCATAGGTCGGATCCCAGCGCACGATGCCCTCTTCGGCCGTGCGCAAAACACCTTCCAGCATCCAGGCATAAAACACCTGATCCCCATCCGGGTCTCTGGCGGTGGCGCGAATTTCAATTTTTTTGCCTTCTTCCACCCGCTGCTGCTGCACCTTGGTGGTGGCCTTTTCATCCAGCACCGGCGGGCGGTTCAGAATTCCAAATGGATAAGGCTCGACGGTGACATCGCCGTCGGTGTTAAAGACGAAGTCCACACCGAAGGATTTCATATAGGTCAGGAAATCATAGCTGTTCGACAGACCGTTACGGATAAATCGATACAACAGATCCGGATTGAATTCCGGAGAAATACCGAACAGCGCCAGTCGCTCTTCACGGAATTTGGTCACGGCGGCGGTGATCTTTTGAATTTCATCAGGCGTATAAGTGCTAAGATCGCGGCCCGGATAAGTCGAAAGCAGGTTATAAACCAGCGTCGTATCAAGACTTGGCTGAATGATAGCGTCTGGATACACGACGGCATACCACGGCAAGGTACGGTATTCCATCACCACTTTCAAAACCATGGCGCCGGCAGGGCTCAGTCCCTTCGGCATGATGGAACGGATGAAATCCGGTTTCGCATCGGTGGTCATATCCAGCAGGTTTTTGGTTTTCTTTTCAGTCTGAATGAACTCTGTCAGGTACAGAGAGAACTTTTTCGTGCTGGCCGGGTTGACCTTGGTCATATCAAATTGCAATAGACTGCCCGGAGGAATAACGATTTCACTCGATTTCCCCTGCTCTTCAAGACAGCCTGTCAACCAGACTGTCGCCAGAATAAGCGCCAAAGCTTTTAATACCATCCCCTGCCCCCGCAGAAACAAACGTGCTTAATAGAGTAAGAAGAAGTTCCCCACGTCAATACCGTTGATCGGTGCATGTCCATCATGTCCCTCACTTGGAACCAGAATGTCCATGGTACCGTCCCCGTTCACATCCCCGGATGAGGTGTTCATATAGAAGTAATATGGTGACGTCTCGGTATCATCGTACTGGATCACATAAGGTTTCATGCGCCCTTGAGCATCCCCCACAACAACCGTGTCCGGATAATCCGCGGAATGCAAACCAACGCCGGAGCCGAAGAACACCAATCCACGACCCAACTGAGTGTTGCCGTTGATCGAGTCATCGTATCCATACGAGCCCAGAATCACGTCATCGAATCCGTCACCATTGAAGTCGCCTTTTTTCATTCGGCCTGTCATGACTTCACTGCCAACCAAATCTCCGGCCTTGGCATCCCACGCGTAGAACGCCTGAGGGGCCGGCTTCGGTGTTCCCGAGGCACGCATACACTCAATTCCCGCACCACCACCTGGCAGACTTGGATCGGTGTAAAGCATCTGCTTGTTCAGATTGATCTCTAGGTAATCCCACATCGCAGAGTTATTATCTGAACCGCACAATGGACCATAATAGACATAGGACATACCCACGTCCGTGAATCCCGCCTTCGGCGCTTCGCGCGGAGCCGTCACAATCAGGTCTTCATAACCGTCATTGTTCAGATCCCCGGCCGTCGCGACACGGTAACCGAAGTAACGACCAATCATGTTGTTGCCAAAGCCCTGATTCAGGATCGGAGGCATGATGCCATAGACACGGCCCGCAGCACCGTCCAGATC is from Bdellovibrio bacteriovorus str. Tiberius and encodes:
- a CDS encoding vWA domain-containing protein, which codes for MRKLILIALTLCAFASSAQQKDEPSVPQGMTQLKAEDLLDNMDFDPSKIPANAAAEVKAEDLPSTAIPLVEYVIDSSGSMGQLMGPKKTKIYVLKKLLARYLMSQWTEKTSSGLRVIGSRRKKDCKDNYLAIEPGQSKLGAIEGIVKGFEPVGMTPIGQALKDAYKDVEHYQGPKRVVLFTDGEETCGQDPCKIAAELSGKDVDLKFFVVAFGLQNQPDILNKLACIGDMNQADDEQKLEELFQDLDKQLNPGKNLFVSSPQPNATVFLFRADSPNEIYRKFHASQGIEVPPGKYLAIVNLKPKYKFSEFIIPPQKKVTLKVGGQGFFQANFVEKLMKIELLDSNRKVIKRFTSDVRVPLPTGKWAIRLYRDPFFEKTLENYLIVPNAEYTYDVQEAGALVVEDPKVRGIYVYDGRFALLGNHLTNVPLVLGKGVYEVRVDEKCVFKDVIMGSNSGLVKMDCSKVKNDQ